The Falco naumanni isolate bFalNau1 chromosome 1, bFalNau1.pat, whole genome shotgun sequence genome window below encodes:
- the CFAP73 gene encoding cilia- and flagella-associated protein 73 isoform X2 yields MLGAVPGKSQGASGTSGCSWQRRCAAAISAAPCSSSWGRPLGEQQAPGETACDTEDDVRVAVRGQLRLPMVPAWDGATLLPSTRLLLKRREVAEVERALQSQREAFQQRMERLAQRRQQLSQREEQFRDVVLEFDEVLKASAARQERLLWRADEERAQAAGQGAKATRLRRELEGLLRRRERLAQRLRSLRGFGEYLQGVLPSVGQFQDVPDMLAHFGALAGVRAALAQRAGAGWEQLAQHRAQLRRYREEASSKLLCTNSELAQLRARLEAAHRDVLQGESCWAHIQSTAAQKTLLLGQVKLAVLHLFQLATARLSVGTDVALEDTEAQLDMVLLCMQDLAAICAELHPGQPAPRPHLPAAPRMP; encoded by the exons ATGCTCGGAGCGGTGCCCGGAAAATCCCAGGGAGCTTCGGGAACCTCCGGCTGCTCCTGGCAACGGCGTTGTGCCGCCGCCATCTCGGCTGCCCCGTGTTCCAGCTCCTGGGGCCGGCCGCTCGGCGAGCAGCAGGCGCCAGGCGAGACGGCCTGCGACACGGAGGACGACGTGCGTGTGGCTGTCCGGGGTCAGCTGCGGCTGCC GATGGTGCCAGCGTGGGATGGTGCCACGCTGCTGCCCTCCACACGCTTGCTGCTGAAGAGGCGGGAGGTGGCAGAGGTGGAGCGGGCACTGCAGAGCCAGCGGGAG GCCTTTCAGCAGAGAATGGAGCGCCTGGCGCAGCGCCGGCAGCAGCTGAGCCAGAGGGAAGAGCAGTTCCGGGATGTCGTCCTTGAATTCGACGAAGTCCTCAAG GCTTCGGCAGCGAGGCAGGAGCGGTTGCTGTGGCGGGCAGATGAGGAGCGGGCGCAGGCGGCGGGGCAGGGTGCCAAGGCCACCCGCCTGCGCCGGGAGCTTGAGGGGCTGCTGCGGCGCAGGGAGCGCCTGGCCCAGCGCCTGCGGAGCCTCCGCGGCTTCGGTGAATATCTGCAGGGCGTGCTGCCCTCCGTGGGGCAG TTCCAGGACGTCCCAGACATGCTGGCCCATTTCGGGGCGCTGGCGGGGGTGCGGGCAGCCCTGGCACAACGGGCAGGAGCCGGGTGGGAGCAGCTGGCCCAGCACCGGGCACAGCTCCGGCGGTACCGCGAGGAGGCCAGCAGCAAGCTCCTCTGCACCAACAGTGAGCTGGCCCAGCTCCGCGCACGCCTGGAGGCTGCCCACAGAGACGTGCTCCAGGGG GAGTCCTGCTGGGCCCACATCCAGAGCACGGCCGCCCAGAagaccctgctgctggggcaagtcaagctggcagtgctgcaccTCTTCCAGCTCGCCACCGCACGGCTCAGCGTCGGCACGGATGTGGCCCTGGAGGACACCGAGGCCCAGCTGGACATG gtgctgctcTGCATGCAGGACCTGGCCGCCATCTGTGCCGAGCTGCACCCTGGGCAGCCGGCGCCACGTCCCCActtgcctgcagccccccgcaTGCCCTAG
- the CFAP73 gene encoding cilia- and flagella-associated protein 73 isoform X1 — translation MVSSKAGVGNLSASRDSPGWSLTTPACVGEWARLPCRALASSGGPWGVLVMPQQRVLPPGRSPPDHGELRATCGRMVPAWDGATLLPSTRLLLKRREVAEVERALQSQREAFQQRMERLAQRRQQLSQREEQFRDVVLEFDEVLKASAARQERLLWRADEERAQAAGQGAKATRLRRELEGLLRRRERLAQRLRSLRGFGEYLQGVLPSVGQFQDVPDMLAHFGALAGVRAALAQRAGAGWEQLAQHRAQLRRYREEASSKLLCTNSELAQLRARLEAAHRDVLQGESCWAHIQSTAAQKTLLLGQVKLAVLHLFQLATARLSVGTDVALEDTEAQLDMVLLCMQDLAAICAELHPGQPAPRPHLPAAPRMP, via the exons ATGGTCAGCAGCAAGGCGGGGGTCGGTAACCTGAGTGCGAGTAGGGATAGCCCTGGCTGGTCACTGACAACCCCTGCGTGCGTGGGAGAGTGGGCGAGGCTCCCGTGCCGAGCCCTGGCAAGCAGCGGTGGTCCCTGGGGGGTCCTGGTCATGCCACAGCAGCGGGTGCTTCCACCTGGGCGCTCCCCACCGGACCACGGTGAGCTCCGTGCAACCTGTGGCAGGATGGTGCCAGCGTGGGATGGTGCCACGCTGCTGCCCTCCACACGCTTGCTGCTGAAGAGGCGGGAGGTGGCAGAGGTGGAGCGGGCACTGCAGAGCCAGCGGGAG GCCTTTCAGCAGAGAATGGAGCGCCTGGCGCAGCGCCGGCAGCAGCTGAGCCAGAGGGAAGAGCAGTTCCGGGATGTCGTCCTTGAATTCGACGAAGTCCTCAAG GCTTCGGCAGCGAGGCAGGAGCGGTTGCTGTGGCGGGCAGATGAGGAGCGGGCGCAGGCGGCGGGGCAGGGTGCCAAGGCCACCCGCCTGCGCCGGGAGCTTGAGGGGCTGCTGCGGCGCAGGGAGCGCCTGGCCCAGCGCCTGCGGAGCCTCCGCGGCTTCGGTGAATATCTGCAGGGCGTGCTGCCCTCCGTGGGGCAG TTCCAGGACGTCCCAGACATGCTGGCCCATTTCGGGGCGCTGGCGGGGGTGCGGGCAGCCCTGGCACAACGGGCAGGAGCCGGGTGGGAGCAGCTGGCCCAGCACCGGGCACAGCTCCGGCGGTACCGCGAGGAGGCCAGCAGCAAGCTCCTCTGCACCAACAGTGAGCTGGCCCAGCTCCGCGCACGCCTGGAGGCTGCCCACAGAGACGTGCTCCAGGGG GAGTCCTGCTGGGCCCACATCCAGAGCACGGCCGCCCAGAagaccctgctgctggggcaagtcaagctggcagtgctgcaccTCTTCCAGCTCGCCACCGCACGGCTCAGCGTCGGCACGGATGTGGCCCTGGAGGACACCGAGGCCCAGCTGGACATG gtgctgctcTGCATGCAGGACCTGGCCGCCATCTGTGCCGAGCTGCACCCTGGGCAGCCGGCGCCACGTCCCCActtgcctgcagccccccgcaTGCCCTAG
- the CFAP73 gene encoding cilia- and flagella-associated protein 73 isoform X4: MVSSKAGVGNLSASRDSPGWSLTTPACVGEWARLPCRALASSGGPWGVLVMPQQRVLPPGRSPPDHGELRATCGRMVPAWDGATLLPSTRLLLKRREVAEVERALQSQREAFQQRMERLAQRRQQLSQREEQFRDVVLEFDEVLKASAARQERLLWRADEERAQAAGQGAKATRLRRELEGLLRRRERLAQRLRSLRGFGEYLQGVLPSVGQFQDVPDMLAHFGALAGVRAALAQRAGAGWEQLAQHRAQLRRYREEASSKLLCTNRVLLGPHPEHGRPEDPAAGASQAGSAAPLPARHRTAQRRHGCGPGGHRGPAGHGAALHAGPGRHLCRAAPWAAGATSPLACSPPHALAV; encoded by the exons ATGGTCAGCAGCAAGGCGGGGGTCGGTAACCTGAGTGCGAGTAGGGATAGCCCTGGCTGGTCACTGACAACCCCTGCGTGCGTGGGAGAGTGGGCGAGGCTCCCGTGCCGAGCCCTGGCAAGCAGCGGTGGTCCCTGGGGGGTCCTGGTCATGCCACAGCAGCGGGTGCTTCCACCTGGGCGCTCCCCACCGGACCACGGTGAGCTCCGTGCAACCTGTGGCAGGATGGTGCCAGCGTGGGATGGTGCCACGCTGCTGCCCTCCACACGCTTGCTGCTGAAGAGGCGGGAGGTGGCAGAGGTGGAGCGGGCACTGCAGAGCCAGCGGGAG GCCTTTCAGCAGAGAATGGAGCGCCTGGCGCAGCGCCGGCAGCAGCTGAGCCAGAGGGAAGAGCAGTTCCGGGATGTCGTCCTTGAATTCGACGAAGTCCTCAAG GCTTCGGCAGCGAGGCAGGAGCGGTTGCTGTGGCGGGCAGATGAGGAGCGGGCGCAGGCGGCGGGGCAGGGTGCCAAGGCCACCCGCCTGCGCCGGGAGCTTGAGGGGCTGCTGCGGCGCAGGGAGCGCCTGGCCCAGCGCCTGCGGAGCCTCCGCGGCTTCGGTGAATATCTGCAGGGCGTGCTGCCCTCCGTGGGGCAG TTCCAGGACGTCCCAGACATGCTGGCCCATTTCGGGGCGCTGGCGGGGGTGCGGGCAGCCCTGGCACAACGGGCAGGAGCCGGGTGGGAGCAGCTGGCCCAGCACCGGGCACAGCTCCGGCGGTACCGCGAGGAGGCCAGCAGCAAGCTCCTCTGCACCAACA GAGTCCTGCTGGGCCCACATCCAGAGCACGGCCGCCCAGAagaccctgctgctggggcaagtcaagctggcagtgctgcaccTCTTCCAGCTCGCCACCGCACGGCTCAGCGTCGGCACGGATGTGGCCCTGGAGGACACCGAGGCCCAGCTGGACATG gtgctgctcTGCATGCAGGACCTGGCCGCCATCTGTGCCGAGCTGCACCCTGGGCAGCCGGCGCCACGTCCCCActtgcctgcagccccccgcaTGCCCTAGCTGTGTGA
- the CFAP73 gene encoding cilia- and flagella-associated protein 73 isoform X3 yields the protein MVSSKAGVGNLSASRDSPGWSLTTPACVGEWARLPCRALASSGGPWGVLVMPQQRVLPPGRSPPDHGELRATCGRMVPAWDGATLLPSTRLLLKRREVAEVERALQSQREAFQQRMERLAQRRQQLSQREEQFRDVVLEFDEVLKASAARQERLLWRADEERAQAAGQGAKATRLRRELEGLLRRRERLAQRLRSLRGFGEYLQGVLPSVGQPLSPLPLPSSRTSQTCWPISGRWRGCGQPWHNGQEPGGSSWPSTGHSSGGTARRPAASSSAPTESCWAHIQSTAAQKTLLLGQVKLAVLHLFQLATARLSVGTDVALEDTEAQLDMVLLCMQDLAAICAELHPGQPAPRPHLPAAPRMP from the exons ATGGTCAGCAGCAAGGCGGGGGTCGGTAACCTGAGTGCGAGTAGGGATAGCCCTGGCTGGTCACTGACAACCCCTGCGTGCGTGGGAGAGTGGGCGAGGCTCCCGTGCCGAGCCCTGGCAAGCAGCGGTGGTCCCTGGGGGGTCCTGGTCATGCCACAGCAGCGGGTGCTTCCACCTGGGCGCTCCCCACCGGACCACGGTGAGCTCCGTGCAACCTGTGGCAGGATGGTGCCAGCGTGGGATGGTGCCACGCTGCTGCCCTCCACACGCTTGCTGCTGAAGAGGCGGGAGGTGGCAGAGGTGGAGCGGGCACTGCAGAGCCAGCGGGAG GCCTTTCAGCAGAGAATGGAGCGCCTGGCGCAGCGCCGGCAGCAGCTGAGCCAGAGGGAAGAGCAGTTCCGGGATGTCGTCCTTGAATTCGACGAAGTCCTCAAG GCTTCGGCAGCGAGGCAGGAGCGGTTGCTGTGGCGGGCAGATGAGGAGCGGGCGCAGGCGGCGGGGCAGGGTGCCAAGGCCACCCGCCTGCGCCGGGAGCTTGAGGGGCTGCTGCGGCGCAGGGAGCGCCTGGCCCAGCGCCTGCGGAGCCTCCGCGGCTTCGGTGAATATCTGCAGGGCGTGCTGCCCTCCGTGGGGCAG CCGCTCAGCCCCCTCCCATTGCCCAGTTCCAGGACGTCCCAGACATGCTGGCCCATTTCGGGGCGCTGGCGGGGGTGCGGGCAGCCCTGGCACAACGGGCAGGAGCCGGGTGGGAGCAGCTGGCCCAGCACCGGGCACAGCTCCGGCGGTACCGCGAGGAGGCCAGCAGCAAGCTCCTCTGCACCAACA GAGTCCTGCTGGGCCCACATCCAGAGCACGGCCGCCCAGAagaccctgctgctggggcaagtcaagctggcagtgctgcaccTCTTCCAGCTCGCCACCGCACGGCTCAGCGTCGGCACGGATGTGGCCCTGGAGGACACCGAGGCCCAGCTGGACATG gtgctgctcTGCATGCAGGACCTGGCCGCCATCTGTGCCGAGCTGCACCCTGGGCAGCCGGCGCCACGTCCCCActtgcctgcagccccccgcaTGCCCTAG